A part of Rhodamnia argentea isolate NSW1041297 chromosome 8, ASM2092103v1, whole genome shotgun sequence genomic DNA contains:
- the LOC115741174 gene encoding beta-glucuronosyltransferase GlcAT14B-like: protein MKRLKSYYMHLRHPQTMERRWIFPLAIGSIVSLFLLFLTTLTSPEGVPLFPFYRFSPASSSPFVESKLHPLPVSAVPPPPRFAYLISGSTGDGSMLKRTLMALYHPRNQYVVHLDLESKPEERLDLQRFVETHPVFVKFKNVRMITKANLVTYRGPTMVANTLHAAAILLREGGDWDWFINLSASDYPLVTQDDLLHTFSYLPRDLNFIDHTSNIGWKEFQRAKPIIVDPGLYMTKKADVFWVTQRRSVPTAFKLFTGSAWMALTRPFIDYCIWGWDNLPRTVLMYYANFISSPEGYFHTVICNAQEFRNTTVNSDIHFISWDNPPKQHPHYLNLADMQKMINSNAPFARKFPRNDPVLDKIDSDLLSRGPDMLVPGGWCIGSGKNGSDPCSVVGEPTVLRPSPGAKRIEKLISTLLSSENFRPRQCK, encoded by the exons ATGAAGAGGCTAAAGAGCTATTACATGCACCTGAGACATCCTCAAACGATGGAGCGGAGGTGGATCTTCCCTCTGGCCATCGGCTCGATCGTCTccctcttcttgctcttcctcaCCACGCTGACCTCGCCGGAGGGCGTGCCGTTGTTTCCCTTCTACCGGTTCTCCCCCGCATCGAGCTCTCCTTTCGTTGAATCCAAGCTCCACCCACTTCCCGTCTCTGCCGTCCCGCCGCCGCCTCGCTTCGCTTACTTGATCTCCGGCTCGACCGGCGACGGGTCGATGCTCAAAAGGACGTTGATGGCCCTGTACCATCCACGGAACCAGTACGTTGTCCACTTGGACCTCGAGTCCAAGCCCGAGGAGAGGTTGGATCTGCAGCGTTTCGTGGAGACGCATCCcgtgtttgtgaaatttaagAACGTGAGGATGATCACCAAGGCCAATCTCGTCACTTACAGAGGGCCAACAATGGTGGCTAACACACTCCATGCTGCTGCTATCTTGTTGAGGGAAGGTGGGGATTGGGATTGGTTCATCAATCTCAGTGCTTCGGATTACCCACTTGTCACTCAAGATG ATCTGCTGCATACGTTTTCGTACCTCCCGAGAGATCTTAACTTCATTGATCACACTAGCAACATTGGATGGAAAGA GTTCCAAAGGGCGAAGCCGATTATCGTAGATCCGGGTTTGTACATGACAAAGAAAGCTGATGTTTTCTGGGTTACTCAGAGGAGAAGTGTGCCGACGGCCTTTAAGCTCTTTACAG GGTCTGCTTGGATGGCTCTGACACGACCCTTCATTGATTACTGCATATGGGGATGGGACAACCTACCTCGTACCGTTCTCATGTACTATGCCAACTTCATATCGTCTCCAGAAGGTTATTTTCACACTGTGATCTGCAATGCGCAAGAGTTCCGTAACACCACTGTGAACAGCGACATCCACTTCATATCGTGGGACAATCCTCCAAAGCAGCATCCCCATTATCTCAACCTTGCCGATATGCAGAAGATGATCAATAGCAACGCTCCTTTTGCAAGGAAGTTCCCACGAAATGATCCGGTGCTCGACAAGATCGATTCCGATCTGTTGTCTCGCGGGCCCGACATGCTCGTTCCCGGTGGTTGGTGCATTGGGAGCGGAAAGAATGGGAGTGATCCATGCTCCGTGGTTGGTGAGCCCACGGTCCTCCGGCCAAGTCCAGGAGCAAAGCGGATTGAGAAGCTGATCAGCACTCTGTTATCAAGTGAGAATTTTCGACCCAGACAGTGCAAGTAG
- the LOC115741172 gene encoding pentatricopeptide repeat-containing protein At5g39980, chloroplastic, with product MQVELTLSSSSFLPASPFVRPSFINSKAQHSPISLTLSAVSASSSSSSSSSTVNKDVWRRTPQPRRRTPTFRRSESPHLDHSVDMDELASSISETCNEQELFSLMSPYKGRQLSIRFMVSLLSREQDWQRSLALLDWINEEARYTPSVFAYNVTMRNALRARQWAVAHGLFEEMRQRGLAPDRYTYSTLITHFGKVGMFDSALSWLQRMEQDRVSGDLVLYSNLIELSRKLGDYSKAISIFSRLKNSGIIPDLVAYNTMVNVFGKAKLFREARLLLKEMQAAGVMPDTVSYSTLLYIYVESQKFVEALSVFSEMNEVKCPLDLTTCNIMIDVYGQLDMAKEADRLFWSMRKMAIEPNVVSYNTLLRVYGEAELFGEAIHLFRLMQRKDIEQNVVTYNTMIKIYGKSLEHEKASNLVREMQTIGIEPNAITYSTIIAIWGKAGKLDRAATLFQKLRSSGVEIDQVLYQTMIVAYERAGLVGHAKRLLHELRRPDNIPREIAITILARAGRLEEATWVFRQAFDAGEIKDIAVFGCMIELLSRNRKYANVIEVFDKMRLAGYFPDSNVIAIILNAYGKLRDFEKADAVYVEMQEEGCIFSDEVHFQMLSLYGARKDFTMVESLFQRLDSDQNINKKELHLVVASIYERANRLNDASRIMNRLNERHIIR from the coding sequence ATGCAAGTGGAACTGAcgctatcttcttcttccttccttcctgcTTCGCCATTCGTCAGACCCTCCTTCATCAACAGCAAAGCTCAGCACTCCCCAATCTCTCTCACCCTTTCCGCAgtctcagcttcttcttcttcttcttcttcttcttcaacagtCAACAAGGATGTCTGGAGGAGAACCCCACAACCTCGGCGCAGGACACCCACCTTCCGGAGATCAGAATCACCCCATCTCGATCACAGCGTTGACATGGACGAGCTCGCTTCGTCCATCTCGGAGACCTGCAACGAGCAAGAGCTCTTCTCTCTCATGTCCCCTTACAAGGGCAGGCAACTCTCGATCCGCTTCATGGTCTCCCTCCTCTCCCGCGAGCAGGACTGGCAGAGGTCCCTGGCTCTCCTCGATTGGATCAACGAGGAGGCCCGCTACACTCCCTCGGTGTTCGCCTACAACGTGACGATGCGCAATGCGCTCCGCGCGAGGCAGTGGGCCGTCGCTCATGGCCTGTTCGAGGAAATGCGCCAGAGGGGCCTCGCGCCCGACAGGTACACTTACTCGACGCTGATCACGCATTTTGGCAAGGTGGGTATGTTCGATTCCGCGCTTTCTTGGCTTCAGAGGATGGAGCAGGACCGCGTGTCGGGCGACCTTGTTCTGTATAGTAACTTGATTGAGCTGTCACGAAAGCTGGGGGACTACTCGAAGGCGATCTCGATCTTCTCGAGGCTGAAGAATTCGGGGATAATCCCAGACCTCGTTGCGTATAATACCATGGTTAACGTGTTTGGTAAAGCAAAGCTTTTTCGTGAGGCCCGGCTTCTTCTTAAGGAAATGCAGGCAGCGGGTGTTATGCCAGATACTGTCAGTTATTCGACATTGCTCTATATATATGTGGAGAGTCAGAAGTTTGTGGAGGCATTGTCTGTGTTTTCTGAGATGAACGAGGTTAAGTGTCCACTTGATCTCACCACATGCAACATTATGATCGATGTCTATGGTCAGCTAGACATGGCTAAGGAAGCCGATAGACTGTTTTGGAGCATGAGGAAGATGGCAATTGAGCCAAATGTTGTTAGTTATAATACACTTTTGAGGGTGTATGGCGAGGCCGAACTCTTTGGTGAAGCCATTCATCTGTTTAGACTGATGCAGAGGAAGGATATTGAGCAGAATGTTGTTACCTATAATACTATGATAAAGATATATGGAAAATCTCTTGAGCATGAGAAGGCGTCAAATCTGGTCCGAGAGATGCAGACTATAGGAATTGAACCAAATGCAATTACTTACTCCACAATAATTGCGATATGGGGCAAGGCAGGAAAATTAGACCGGGCAGCAACATTGTTTCAAAAGCTGAGGAGCTCTGGGGTTGAGATTGATCAGGTGCTTTATCAGACCATGATTGTGGCTTATGAAAGGGCCGGTCTGGTTGGTCATGCAAAGAGATTACTCCATGAGCTTAGGCGCCCAGACAATATCCCCAGAGAGATCGCAATAACAATTCTTGCTAGAGCTGGTCGGTTAGAGGAGGCCACTTGGGTCTTCCGCCAAGCTTTTGATGCAGGAGAGATAAAGGATATAGCGGTATTTGGCTGCATGATCGAGCTGCTCTCAAGGAATAGAAAGTATGCCAACGTCATTGAGGTGTTTGATAAGATGAGACTGGCTGGGTACTTTCCTGATTCCAATGTCATTGCTATCATCCTGAATGCTTATGGGAAATTGCGCGACTTTGAAAAGGCAGATGCAGTGTATGTGGAGATGCAGGAAGAGGGATGCATTTTCTCAGATGAAGTTCACTTCCAGATGCTCAGTCTCTACGGTGCAAGGAAGGACTTTACGATGGTAGAGTCTCTGTTTCAGAGACTTGACTCTGATCAGAACATTAACAAGAAGGAGTTGCATCTTGTTGTGGCGAGTATATACGAGAGAGCAAATAGACTCAATGATGCATCCAGAATCATGAACAGGTTGAATGAGAGGCATATCATCAGATGA